Proteins found in one Falsirhodobacter algicola genomic segment:
- the carA gene encoding glutamine-hydrolyzing carbamoyl-phosphate synthase small subunit, protein METQSKPTACLALADGTVFYGRGFGAVGETVAELVFNTAMTGYQEIMTDPSYAGQIVTFTFPHIGNVGTTSEDEETADPVAAGMVVKWDPTESSNWRATTELGEWLRLKGRIGIGGLDTRRLTRAIRQQGAPHVALAHDPDGNFDVPALVARAKAWQGLVGLDLARDVTCAQSYRWDEMRWAWSEGFAKREGEGLRVVAIDYGAKRNILRCLASAGCDVTVLPATATAEDVLALNPEGVFLSNGPGDPAATGEYAVPMIKGVMEKDVPVFGICLGHQILALALGARTVKMSHGHHGANHPVKDLVSGKVEITSMNHGFTVDSQTLPAGVRETHVSLFDGSNCGIAVDGKDVFSVQYHPEASPGPQDSYHLFERFAEAMKARRA, encoded by the coding sequence ATGGAGACGCAATCCAAACCCACAGCCTGCCTGGCGCTGGCGGACGGGACCGTCTTCTATGGCCGAGGTTTCGGCGCGGTGGGCGAGACGGTGGCCGAGCTGGTCTTCAACACCGCCATGACGGGCTATCAAGAGATCATGACCGACCCGTCCTATGCCGGGCAGATCGTGACCTTCACCTTCCCCCATATCGGCAATGTCGGCACCACGTCCGAGGACGAGGAAACCGCCGATCCCGTCGCCGCCGGCATGGTGGTGAAATGGGATCCGACGGAATCCTCCAACTGGCGGGCCACGACGGAACTCGGCGAATGGCTGCGCCTGAAGGGCCGGATCGGCATCGGCGGGCTGGACACGCGGCGGCTGACGCGGGCGATCCGCCAGCAGGGCGCGCCCCATGTCGCGCTGGCCCACGATCCCGACGGCAATTTCGACGTTCCGGCGCTGGTTGCGCGGGCGAAGGCGTGGCAGGGCCTCGTCGGGCTGGATCTGGCCCGCGACGTGACCTGCGCACAGTCCTACCGCTGGGATGAGATGCGTTGGGCGTGGTCCGAAGGTTTCGCCAAGCGCGAGGGCGAGGGCCTGCGCGTCGTCGCCATCGACTATGGTGCGAAGCGCAACATCCTGCGCTGCCTTGCCAGCGCGGGCTGCGATGTCACCGTCCTGCCCGCCACGGCCACGGCCGAGGATGTGCTGGCCCTGAATCCCGAAGGCGTGTTCCTGTCGAACGGCCCCGGCGATCCGGCCGCGACCGGCGAATATGCGGTGCCGATGATCAAGGGCGTGATGGAAAAGGACGTGCCGGTCTTCGGCATCTGCCTCGGCCACCAGATCCTCGCCCTCGCCCTCGGGGCGCGCACGGTGAAGATGAGCCACGGGCATCACGGCGCGAACCACCCGGTCAAGGATCTCGTCAGCGGCAAGGTGGAGATCACCTCGATGAACCACGGCTTCACCGTGGACAGCCAAACCCTGCCCGCCGGCGTGCGCGAAACCCATGTCAGCCTGTTCGACGGGTCCAATTGCGGGATCGCGGTGGACGGCAAGGATGTCTTCTCGGTGCAGTATCACCCGGAGGCCAGCCCCGGCCCGCAGGACAGCTATCACCTGTTCGAGCGCTTTGCCGAGGCGATGAAGGCGCGCCGCGCTTAA
- a CDS encoding AEC family transporter, producing the protein MTALLEVILPVFAVIAFGWWARWANLILDAAVDGVMRFAQNFAVPCLLFYNMCRLDVADSFDIRLFASFYTGAIVSFVIGWLAAQFVFRRPIEDAVAIGFCCLFSNSLLLGLPIMERAYGADALQGNFTIIALHSPILYSLGIASMEIVRARGTGLSTARLGLQIGRSILRQPLVIGITLGLAVNLTGLPIPGFIDGGVAMMMRAALPAALFGLGGVLYRYRPEGDAKIIAMVCVLSLVVHPGLAFLIGRAVGLDTDQMRSAVVTASMAPGMNAYLFANLYGVALRVSATSVLMATGLSMLSIWGWLHLLP; encoded by the coding sequence ATGACGGCACTGCTCGAGGTCATCCTTCCCGTCTTTGCCGTCATCGCCTTCGGGTGGTGGGCGCGATGGGCGAACCTGATCCTCGATGCGGCCGTGGACGGCGTCATGCGCTTTGCGCAGAACTTCGCGGTGCCGTGCCTGCTCTTCTACAACATGTGCCGGCTGGATGTGGCCGACAGCTTCGACATCCGCCTCTTCGCCTCGTTCTATACCGGGGCGATCGTGTCCTTCGTCATCGGCTGGCTGGCCGCGCAATTCGTGTTCCGCCGCCCGATCGAGGATGCGGTGGCGATCGGCTTCTGCTGCCTCTTCTCCAACTCGCTGCTGCTGGGCCTGCCGATCATGGAACGCGCCTATGGCGCCGATGCGCTTCAGGGCAACTTCACCATCATCGCGCTGCATTCGCCCATCCTCTACAGCCTCGGCATCGCCTCGATGGAGATCGTGCGCGCGCGGGGGACGGGGCTGTCCACCGCGCGGCTGGGCCTTCAGATCGGCCGGTCCATCCTGCGCCAGCCCTTGGTGATCGGCATCACGCTGGGCCTTGCGGTGAACCTGACGGGCCTGCCGATCCCCGGTTTCATCGATGGCGGCGTTGCGATGATGATGCGCGCCGCGCTGCCGGCGGCGCTGTTCGGGCTGGGAGGCGTCCTCTATCGCTACCGCCCCGAGGGGGATGCCAAGATCATCGCGATGGTCTGCGTGCTCTCGCTCGTGGTGCATCCGGGGCTGGCCTTCCTGATCGGGCGCGCCGTGGGGCTGGATACGGATCAGATGCGCTCGGCGGTGGTGACGGCGTCCATGGCGCCGGGCATGAACGCCTATCTGTTCGCGAACCTCTACGGCGTGGCGCTGCGCGTCAGCGCGACCTCGGTGCTGATGGCGACGGGTCTGTCGATGCTCAGCATCTGGGGCTGGCTGCACCTGCTGCCCTAA
- a CDS encoding GatB/YqeY domain-containing protein has translation MTIRDKLQAALKDAMRAKEAERLSTLRLINAAIKDRDIAARAEGEDAVSDSDILAVLGRMVKQRQESARVYEEGERPELAARERAEIKVIEEFLPRQLSSAEITAAIEDAVAETGATSLRDMGRIMAILKAKYTGQMDFGAVGAQIKARLG, from the coding sequence ATGACGATCCGCGACAAGCTGCAAGCCGCCCTGAAGGACGCCATGCGCGCGAAAGAGGCAGAGCGCCTGTCCACGCTGCGTCTGATCAATGCCGCCATCAAAGACCGCGACATCGCCGCCCGCGCCGAGGGTGAGGATGCCGTATCCGATTCCGACATCCTCGCGGTGCTGGGCCGCATGGTGAAGCAGCGTCAGGAAAGCGCCCGCGTCTATGAGGAGGGGGAGCGCCCCGAGTTGGCTGCGCGCGAACGGGCGGAGATCAAGGTGATCGAAGAGTTCCTGCCCCGGCAGCTGTCGTCGGCCGAGATCACCGCCGCGATCGAGGATGCGGTCGCGGAAACGGGGGCGACCTCGTTGCGGGACATGGGCCGGATCATGGCGATCCTGAAGGCGAAATACACCGGGCAGATGGATTTCGGCGCGGTCGGCGCGCAGATCAAGGCGCGGCTCGGCTGA
- a CDS encoding DUF3008 family protein, whose protein sequence is MPAQVRYEHFTEAAEAALAARRGTIRKTALRGKPREMYEHLTVAELEEMALIPAARH, encoded by the coding sequence ATGCCGGCGCAGGTCCGATACGAACACTTCACGGAAGCGGCGGAGGCGGCACTGGCCGCCCGGCGCGGAACGATCCGCAAGACGGCCCTTCGGGGCAAGCCACGCGAGATGTACGAACATCTGACCGTGGCGGAGCTGGAGGAGATGGCGCTCATCCCCGCCGCCCGCCATTAG
- a CDS encoding MBL fold metallo-hydrolase, whose translation MMRLTILGCGSSGGVPRLGGHWGDCDPANPKNRRRRCSLLVEREGPGGTTRVLIDTSPDMRDQLLDAGVGTLDAVVYTHPHADHVHGLDDLRQIVFNTDTRLPVWADQATQDALLTRFAYAFVQPPGSHYPPILDLHRIDGPFEIAGDGGPIPFRPFTARHGGIDALGFRIGRAAYLPDAVELPEAAWEELRDLDLFIVDALRRKPHPTHAHLALALDWIARAAPRRAVLTNMHLDMDYDTLRGELPEGILPAYDGMRLELP comes from the coding sequence ATCCGGCCAACCCCAAGAACCGCCGCCGCCGCTGCTCGCTGCTGGTGGAGCGGGAGGGTCCGGGCGGCACCACGCGGGTGCTGATCGACACCTCGCCCGATATGCGCGATCAGCTTCTGGATGCCGGGGTCGGAACGCTGGATGCGGTGGTCTACACCCATCCCCATGCCGATCACGTCCACGGCCTCGACGATCTGCGGCAGATCGTCTTCAACACGGATACGCGCCTGCCGGTCTGGGCCGATCAGGCGACGCAGGATGCGCTGCTGACGCGCTTTGCCTATGCCTTCGTGCAGCCGCCGGGTTCGCACTATCCCCCGATCCTCGATCTGCACCGGATCGACGGCCCGTTCGAAATCGCGGGCGATGGGGGCCCGATCCCCTTCCGCCCCTTCACCGCGCGGCATGGCGGGATCGACGCCCTTGGTTTCCGCATCGGGCGCGCGGCCTATCTGCCCGACGCCGTGGAACTGCCCGAGGCGGCGTGGGAGGAACTTCGCGATCTCGATCTCTTCATCGTGGATGCGCTGCGCCGCAAACCGCATCCGACCCATGCGCATCTGGCGCTGGCGCTGGACTGGATCGCCCGCGCCGCGCCGCGCCGGGCGGTGCTGACGAACATGCATCTCGATATGGATTACGACACCCTGCGGGGGGAACTGCCGGAGGGCATCCTTCCCGCCTATGACGGAATGAGGCTGGAACTTCCATGA
- the lipB gene encoding lipoyl(octanoyl) transferase LipB produces the protein MDWTHLPGLADYRQTLAAMEDRVARIARGEADEAVWLLEHPPLYTAGTSARAEDLVAPGRFPVFEVGRGGQYTYHGPGQRVAYVMLDVAARGRDVRRFVAALEAWVIDTLAEFGVRGERREGRVGVWVTRPDKAPNLDGSVREDKIAAIGVKLRRWVSFHGISLNVEPDLGHFDGIVPCGIREHGVTSLVDLGLPVTMADVDTALMATFPRHFPMLDTAAAAR, from the coding sequence ATGGATTGGACGCATCTTCCCGGGCTGGCGGATTACCGGCAAACCCTTGCCGCGATGGAGGATCGGGTTGCCCGCATCGCGCGCGGCGAGGCGGATGAGGCGGTCTGGCTGCTGGAACACCCCCCCCTCTATACCGCCGGCACCTCCGCCCGCGCCGAGGATCTGGTCGCCCCCGGACGCTTTCCGGTGTTCGAGGTGGGCCGCGGCGGGCAGTACACCTATCACGGGCCGGGGCAGCGGGTCGCCTATGTGATGCTGGACGTGGCCGCACGCGGGCGCGACGTGCGCCGGTTCGTCGCCGCGCTGGAGGCATGGGTCATCGACACGCTGGCCGAATTCGGCGTGCGCGGCGAACGGCGCGAGGGGCGCGTCGGCGTCTGGGTCACACGCCCCGACAAGGCGCCGAACCTCGACGGCTCGGTGCGCGAGGACAAGATCGCCGCGATCGGCGTGAAGCTGCGCCGCTGGGTCAGCTTTCACGGCATCAGCCTGAACGTCGAACCGGATCTGGGCCATTTCGATGGCATCGTGCCCTGCGGCATCCGCGAACACGGCGTCACCAGCCTCGTCGATCTGGGGCTTCCGGTCACCATGGCCGATGTGGACACCGCGCTGATGGCGACCTTCCCGCGGCATTTCCCGATGTTGGACACCGCCGCCGCCGCGCGCTAG
- a CDS encoding N-acetylmuramidase family protein, whose protein sequence is MSTRFQGRARRLDDYDLPEIGALIGVGEDELHAVIDVETAGGGFDRQGRPRMLFEPHIFWRELPEAKRRSAERAGLAYARWGEAPYPADSYPRLEMAMLLDSRAALRSASWGLGQIMGFNHKAAGYDTVQGMVAAFMDDEAAQLEGMVCFIRSEGLDDELRRHDWSAFARGYNGAGYATHGYHTRLAAAYAKWARIPDTVGARA, encoded by the coding sequence ATGAGCACCCGTTTCCAAGGCCGCGCACGCCGGCTTGATGATTACGACCTGCCCGAGATCGGCGCCCTGATCGGCGTCGGAGAGGACGAATTGCACGCCGTCATCGATGTCGAGACGGCGGGCGGCGGCTTCGACCGGCAGGGCCGCCCCCGCATGCTGTTCGAGCCGCATATCTTCTGGCGCGAACTGCCCGAGGCCAAGCGCCGCAGCGCCGAGCGGGCGGGCCTTGCCTATGCCCGGTGGGGCGAGGCGCCCTATCCGGCCGACAGCTATCCGCGGCTGGAGATGGCGATGCTGCTGGATTCGCGCGCGGCGTTGCGGTCGGCCTCTTGGGGCCTTGGGCAGATCATGGGCTTCAACCACAAGGCGGCGGGCTACGACACGGTGCAGGGCATGGTCGCGGCCTTCATGGACGACGAGGCGGCGCAGCTCGAGGGCATGGTCTGCTTCATCCGGTCCGAGGGGCTGGACGACGAGCTGCGCCGCCATGACTGGTCCGCCTTTGCGCGCGGCTATAACGGGGCGGGCTATGCCACGCATGGCTATCACACGCGGCTTGCGGCGGCCTATGCCAAATGGGCACGCATCCCCGATACGGTCGGGGCCCGCGCATGA
- a CDS encoding cbb3-type cytochrome c oxidase subunit I translates to MAADDMTPKAAPDHRLIGLAHLLIALIAGAGASGLAAALRFGWIEGSAGAIAAHGVLMTFFVTLPALFGGIAALALPAEIGARGPALPRMAHLALWLHALGVAGAGAAVLTASLPVGLGALAMVGLSGSLSAINVITTFVVARRRPAAEVPVLGWSLLITACVLLAALPVVSAAAVLLAAGIGRPAALWLDAGGDVAALRGVLWFYGQPELFAMLLPGFGIIAHVTERATGRALPARTAFVGLLAIVAALGTILWMQQSFAGTLPMDGFLALAPRLAALPALMLAGLVLMVLRGAALGLPMAWGMAALALMATGAVTTLLGGTEPARFHYVVALASAFALFAAFYLWLPEITGRALPARSAWVQFGLIALGTVLGWAPGAFGSNGTVPAQIGTGLSVAGLALFLVSAGLALRPLLARGWALRRA, encoded by the coding sequence ATGGCCGCAGACGACATGACACCGAAGGCAGCGCCCGATCACCGGCTGATCGGCCTTGCCCATCTGCTGATCGCGCTCATCGCCGGCGCCGGGGCGAGCGGCCTTGCCGCCGCGCTTCGGTTCGGCTGGATCGAAGGGTCGGCCGGGGCGATCGCGGCGCATGGCGTGCTGATGACCTTCTTCGTGACGCTGCCCGCGCTGTTCGGCGGCATCGCCGCGCTGGCCCTTCCGGCAGAGATCGGCGCCCGCGGCCCGGCCCTTCCGCGCATGGCGCATCTGGCGCTGTGGCTGCATGCCTTGGGCGTGGCGGGTGCGGGGGCGGCGGTGCTGACGGCCAGCCTGCCGGTCGGCCTCGGCGCGCTGGCGATGGTGGGGCTGAGCGGCTCCCTCTCGGCGATCAACGTCATCACGACCTTCGTCGTCGCGCGCCGACGCCCGGCGGCCGAGGTGCCGGTGCTGGGCTGGTCGCTGCTGATCACGGCCTGCGTGCTTCTGGCCGCGCTGCCGGTGGTGTCGGCGGCGGCGGTGCTGCTGGCCGCCGGGATCGGGCGTCCGGCGGCGCTGTGGCTCGATGCGGGCGGGGATGTCGCCGCGCTGCGCGGCGTCCTGTGGTTCTACGGTCAGCCCGAACTCTTCGCCATGCTGCTGCCCGGTTTCGGCATCATTGCCCATGTGACGGAACGTGCCACCGGCCGCGCCCTGCCCGCCCGCACGGCGTTCGTCGGCCTTCTGGCCATCGTGGCCGCGCTTGGCACGATCCTGTGGATGCAGCAGAGCTTTGCCGGAACCCTGCCGATGGACGGATTCCTCGCCCTCGCCCCGCGGCTTGCCGCCCTTCCGGCGCTGATGCTGGCGGGTCTGGTGCTGATGGTGCTGCGCGGCGCGGCCCTTGGCCTGCCGATGGCATGGGGGATGGCGGCGCTGGCGCTGATGGCCACGGGCGCCGTCACCACGCTCCTTGGCGGCACGGAGCCGGCTCGTTTCCATTACGTGGTGGCGCTGGCCAGCGCCTTCGCGCTCTTTGCGGCGTTCTATCTCTGGCTGCCGGAGATCACGGGGCGCGCCTTGCCGGCCCGGTCCGCTTGGGTGCAGTTCGGGCTGATCGCGCTTGGGACGGTTCTGGGATGGGCGCCGGGGGCGTTCGGATCGAACGGCACGGTTCCGGCACAGATCGGGACCGGCCTGTCGGTGGCCGGCCTCGCGCTGTTTCTCGTCAGTGCGGGCCTTGCGCTGCGCCCGCTCTTGGCGCGCGGATGGGCGCTGCGCCGTGCCTAA
- a CDS encoding glycosyltransferase, whose product MRRSSPGAVRHPQRLTLARRLLAEGALAEDAIANARSFALRQDLSLAAALLALRSVPADRLYPLLARHFGILHVDPRTEAPDPRLIDRADADWCLRRGVLPWRQVGGVTVILAPLPEVFDAEREHLAARFGPVVCALADEGGINAALLAARGATLALLAQHRVPDRYSCRGWSTAAVQQPLALGLVVLGGLVLLWPGGVLAAATIWAVISLVLCMGLKLAAAIAAHRAVPPPPSALPARLPIVSVIVALYREADIAERLIQRLSCLDYPRERLEILLAVEERDHLTRDALARAALPPWMRVIVTPHGKLKTKPRALNHALSTCRGSIVGIFDAEDAPAPDQIRRVVARFAAAGPELACLQGILDYYNPRTNWIARCFTIEYATLFRVILPGIQRMGMAIPLGGTTLYVRREVLEHVGAWDAHNVTEDADLGLRLARSGYRTEMIATVTQEEANCMPLAWVKQRSRWQKGYMMTWIVHMRAPARLWREIGARAFIGFQIMFFCALSQAILAPVLWSYWLLALGLPHPVTQALPGWCVILLVAMFLMTEAINITIGILAIRKTGHRMNPLWVPTMLLYFPLATFSVYKALWEMVRNPFYWDKTSHGHFG is encoded by the coding sequence TTGCGGCGATCGTCCCCGGGGGCGGTGCGCCATCCGCAGCGGCTGACACTGGCCCGCCGCCTTCTTGCCGAAGGTGCTTTGGCCGAGGATGCGATCGCCAACGCGCGCAGCTTTGCCCTGCGGCAGGATCTGTCGCTGGCAGCGGCGCTTCTGGCGCTGCGATCGGTGCCGGCGGACCGGCTCTATCCCCTTCTGGCACGGCATTTCGGCATCCTGCATGTCGATCCGCGAACCGAGGCCCCCGATCCGCGTCTGATCGACCGCGCCGATGCCGATTGGTGCCTGCGCCGCGGGGTGCTGCCATGGCGTCAGGTCGGCGGTGTGACGGTGATCCTCGCCCCCCTGCCCGAGGTGTTCGATGCCGAGCGGGAGCATCTCGCCGCCCGGTTCGGCCCCGTCGTCTGCGCCTTGGCCGACGAGGGCGGGATCAACGCCGCCCTTCTGGCCGCGCGCGGGGCGACGCTGGCGCTTCTGGCCCAGCACCGCGTTCCCGACCGCTACAGCTGCCGCGGCTGGAGCACGGCCGCCGTTCAACAGCCGCTGGCCCTTGGGCTGGTGGTGCTGGGCGGGCTCGTGCTGCTCTGGCCCGGAGGGGTGCTGGCGGCGGCGACGATCTGGGCGGTGATCTCGCTCGTGCTGTGCATGGGGCTGAAGCTGGCGGCGGCCATCGCCGCGCACCGGGCCGTGCCGCCGCCGCCCAGCGCGCTGCCGGCGCGCCTGCCCATCGTGTCGGTCATCGTCGCCCTCTACCGCGAGGCCGACATCGCCGAACGCCTGATCCAGCGCCTGTCCTGCCTCGACTATCCGCGCGAGCGGCTGGAGATCCTTCTGGCCGTGGAGGAGCGCGACCACCTGACGCGCGACGCCCTTGCCCGCGCCGCGCTGCCGCCATGGATGCGGGTCATCGTCACCCCGCATGGCAAGCTGAAGACGAAGCCGCGGGCGCTGAACCACGCGCTCTCGACCTGCCGGGGCAGCATCGTCGGCATCTTCGACGCCGAGGATGCCCCCGCCCCCGATCAGATCCGCCGCGTCGTCGCGCGCTTTGCCGCCGCGGGGCCGGAACTGGCCTGCCTTCAGGGGATCTTGGATTACTACAACCCCCGCACGAATTGGATCGCGCGCTGCTTCACGATCGAATATGCGACGCTGTTCCGCGTGATCCTGCCCGGCATTCAGCGCATGGGGATGGCGATCCCGCTGGGGGGGACCACGCTCTATGTCCGCCGCGAGGTGCTGGAACATGTCGGCGCGTGGGATGCCCATAACGTGACCGAGGATGCCGATCTGGGCCTGCGCCTTGCCCGGTCCGGCTACCGGACCGAGATGATCGCCACCGTCACGCAAGAAGAGGCGAACTGCATGCCGCTGGCATGGGTGAAGCAGCGCTCCCGCTGGCAGAAGGGCTATATGATGACGTGGATCGTCCATATGCGCGCCCCGGCCCGCCTGTGGCGGGAAATCGGGGCGCGGGCCTTCATCGGTTTTCAGATCATGTTCTTCTGCGCGTTGTCGCAGGCCATCCTTGCGCCGGTGCTGTGGTCGTACTGGCTGCTGGCACTGGGCCTGCCGCATCCGGTGACGCAGGCCTTGCCCGGCTGGTGCGTCATCCTGCTGGTGGCGATGTTCCTGATGACCGAGGCGATCAACATCACCATCGGCATCCTCGCCATCCGCAAGACGGGCCACCGGATGAACCCGCTCTGGGTGCCGACGATGCTGCTCTATTTCCCGCTCGCGACCTTCTCGGTCTACAAGGCGCTGTGGGAGATGGTGCGAAACCCCTTCTACTGGGACAAGACTTCGCACGGGCATTTCGGCTAG